The following are encoded in a window of Chryseobacterium sp. genomic DNA:
- a CDS encoding asparaginase, with translation MKRNVLLIYTGGTIGMEKNYETGALVPFNFSNIFSKIPEMSLIECEISVKAFSKPIDSSDLGPEEWKKVAGYIQENYESYDGFLILHGTDTMSYTASALSFMLKGLRKPVILTGSQLPIGDLRTDAKENLLTGLYYASLYENGEAVIQEVAIYFEYKLLRGNRTLKYSAEYFDAYQSPNYPMLGQSGVHLKVDKDALYRSPAELPFSADMHISREVLFWRIFPGMTLEYFTEIPKMKVLILQVFGSGTIFSSAKTERTLRKIRENGTEIVVVTQCISGGISFGKYENSNIFNRIGAISGQDMTAESAITKAMHLLDNPNYSGSFSENFTKCLSGEFSEVTN, from the coding sequence ATGAAACGCAATGTACTCTTGATTTATACGGGTGGAACCATAGGAATGGAAAAAAACTATGAAACCGGAGCGCTCGTTCCGTTTAATTTTTCAAATATCTTCAGTAAAATCCCGGAAATGAGCCTTATTGAATGTGAGATCTCAGTAAAGGCTTTCAGTAAGCCAATCGATTCCTCTGACCTGGGCCCGGAGGAATGGAAAAAAGTGGCCGGGTATATTCAGGAAAATTATGAGAGCTATGACGGATTCCTGATCCTTCACGGGACGGATACCATGTCCTATACCGCCTCAGCTTTAAGTTTCATGCTGAAAGGACTGAGAAAACCGGTTATCCTTACAGGTTCCCAGCTCCCAATTGGCGATCTGCGTACCGATGCAAAAGAAAATCTGCTCACCGGCCTCTATTACGCGAGCCTCTACGAAAACGGGGAAGCCGTTATTCAGGAGGTGGCCATTTATTTTGAATATAAACTGCTGCGCGGGAACCGCACCTTAAAATATTCAGCTGAATACTTTGACGCCTATCAAAGTCCAAATTATCCTATGCTGGGACAATCCGGTGTACATCTGAAGGTAGATAAGGATGCTCTATACCGCAGCCCGGCTGAACTTCCCTTTTCTGCAGATATGCATATCTCCCGTGAAGTACTGTTCTGGCGAATTTTTCCGGGCATGACACTGGAGTATTTTACTGAGATACCGAAAATGAAGGTGCTGATCTTACAGGTCTTTGGCAGCGGTACCATTTTCAGCAGTGCCAAAACTGAACGCACACTGCGTAAAATTAGGGAGAACGGGACAGAGATTGTGGTTGTTACACAGTGTATCTCGGGAGGTATAAGTTTCGGGAAATACGAGAACAGTAATATCTTTAACAGGATAGGAGCCATAAGTGGACAAGATATGACCGCTGAAAGTGCAATTACGAAGGCAATGCACCTGCTGGACAATCCCAATTACTCCGGGTCGTTTTCCGAAAACTTTACCAAATGTTTGAGTGGTGAATTCAGCGAAGTAACAAACTAA